The Manihot esculenta cultivar AM560-2 chromosome 11, M.esculenta_v8, whole genome shotgun sequence genome includes a region encoding these proteins:
- the LOC110626324 gene encoding serine/threonine-protein phosphatase 6 regulatory subunit 3 isoform X1, which produces MFWKLTALSASSPVESILDKENFTLEELLDEEEIIQECKALNSRLINFLRDRAQVEQLLRYIIEEPAEDAESKRAFKFPFIACEIFTCEIDVILKTLVEEEELMNLLFSFLEPNRPHSALLAGYFSKVVVCLMVRKTVPLMKYVQAHQDVFRQLVDLIGITSIMEVLVRLVGADDHVYPNFIDVMQWLADSNLLEMIVDKLSPSSSKCPFSVDQSPPEVHANAAETLCAITRNAPSALATKLSSPSFVSRIFGHALEDSLSKSGLVHSLSVCISLLDPKRSAISSPLLHSFRSQHIYESPIPVNPETIDAMLPKLGDLLMLLNVLSDDKILPTTYGELKPPLGKHRLKIVEFIAVLLRMGNEAAEKELVSSGTIKRVLDLFFEYPYNNALHHHVESIVLSCLETKNDAMIDHLLQECDFIGKILQTDKNPIISDDTNQPTVPSAGKRAPRAGNLGHITRIANKLLQLGNTNSRIQTYLQENSEWNEWQASILLERNAVENVYRWACGRPTALQDRTRDSDEDDIHDRDYDVAALANNLSQAFRYKMYGNEDNEEDHGGLDRDDEDVYFDDESAEVVISSLRLGDDQGSNLFTNSNWFAFQDDRVGNAPASTSPMEIMDEINLSGAANGGNSSSDDEVVVGEDDELTESKDNVNSTSTSNTNFANGFSGNVPIHQSENATTPQDIGFFRFDTPGNEDFFGDRPFPEWVGWGESLDLQVGGSSLNPFEDHDISDVNLSTQALVATNDVNSPSSGESILPNGSSPSKDSNDGSVGSDTSRESATVPSLFEEDVEFVGVELEGTEKAMEQALKEGIVGEAGPLKRNTIPKAPEKENPDDGGAGIKEFNDANYWRVDQEVAVLE; this is translated from the exons gttTCCCTTCATTGCCTGTGAGATATTTACATGTGAAATTGATGTCATTCTTAAGACTTTAGTGGAGGAAGAGGAG CTAAtgaacttactcttctctttcttgGAACCGAACCGACCTCATAGTGCTTTGCTGGCTGGGTATTTCAGTAAG GTGGTTGTTTGCCTTATGGTACGCAAGACTGTCCCACTTATGAAATATGTTCAA GCCCATCAAGATGTTTTCCGTCAACTGGTTGATTTAATTGGAATAACATCCATCATGGAG GTTTTGGTTAGGTTGGTGGGGGCAGATGATCATGTTTATCCTAATTTCATTGATGTGATGCAATGGTTGGCTGATAGCAATTTGCTAGAAATGATTGTGGACAAATTGAGTCCTTCT TCAAGTAAATGTCCTTTCTCTGTGGATCAGAGCCCTCCTGAAGTTCATGCTAATGCAGCGGAAACATTATGTGCAATAACTCGAAATGCTCCCTCAGCTTTGGCTACTAAACTCTCTAGCCCAAG TTTTGTTTCAAGGATATTTGGCCATGCATTGGAAGATTCACTCTCAAAATCTGGCCTTGTTCACTCACTTTCTGTGTGTATATCTTTATTGGATCCAAAAAGATCTGCAATTTCGTCCCCCCTGCTGCATTCTTTTCGAAGTCAACATATTTACGAGTCTCCAATTCCTGTAAATCCAGAGACTATTGACGCAATGCTGCCTAAACTTG GTGACTTACTTATGCTATTAAATGTGTTGTCTGATGACAAAATTTTACCTACAACCTATGGGGAACTGAAGCCTCCTCTTGGGAAGCATCGCCTTAAG ATTGTTGAGTTCATTGCGGTGCTCTTAAGAATGGGAAATGAAGCTGCTGAGAAGGAATTGGTCAGCTCCGGAACCATTAAACGGGTCCTGGATCTGTTCTTTGA GTACCCATACAATAATGCATTGCATCATCATGTGGAGAGTATTGTATTATCATGCTTGGAAACCAAGAATGATGCTATGATCGATCATCTCCTTCAAGAATGTGATTTCATTGGAAAAATACTCCAAACTGATAAAAATCCAATAATTTCAGATGACACTAACCAG CCAACTGTGCCTTCTGCAGGAAAACGGGCGCCACGGGCAGGAAACCTTGGTCACATCACACGGATAGCTAATAAACTTTTACAGTTGGGAAACACCAATAGCCGCATTCAGACATATCTACAG GAAAATAGTGAATGGAATGAGTGGCAGGCCAGCATTTTGCTAGAGCGTAATGCAGTTGAAAATGTTTACCGATGGGCTTGCGG CCGCCCAACGGCATTACAAGATAGGACAAGGGACAGTGATGAGGATGACATTCATGACAGAGATTATGATGTAGCAGCTCTAGCGAATAACTTAAGCCAGGCTTTTAGATATAAAATGTATGGAAATGAGGATAATGAAGAG GACCATGGAGGCCTTGATCGAGATGATGAG GATGTCTACTTTGATGATGAGTCTGCTGAAGTTGTTATATCATCCCTGAGGCTTGGTGATGACCAAGGGAG TAATCTATTCACAAACTCCAACTGGTTTGCCTTCCAAGATGATAGAGTTGGTAATGCCCCTGCAAGTACATCACCTATGGAGATAATGGACGAGATAAACTTGAGTGGAGCTGCTAATGGTGGTAACAGCAGTAGTGATGATGAGGTGGTAGTTGGAGAAGATGATGAGCTAACTGAGAGCAAAGACAATGTTAATTCCACATCCACTTCCAACACAAACTTTGCCAATGGATTTTCTGGGAATGTTCCCATTCATCAGAGTGAGAACGCAACTACTCCACAGGACATCGGATTTTTCAGATTTGATACTCCAGGCAATGAAGATTTTTTTGGAGACAGGCCTTTCCCTGAATGGGTCGGATGGGGAGAATCATTAGATTTGCAAGTAGGTGGGTCAAGTTTGAATCCATTTGAAGATCATGATATCTCGGATGTCAATCTTTCCACTCAAGCTTTGGTAGCAACTAACGATGTTAATTCCCCTTCAAGTGGAGAATCAATACTACCAAATGGCTCATCACCCTCCAAGGATTCCAATGATGGATCAGTGGGCAGTGATACAAGTCGTGAATCTGCAACTGTTCCCTCATTGTTTGAAGAGGATGTTGAATTCGTTGGTGTGGAATTAGAAGGAACAGAGAAGGCAATGGAACAGGCTCTCAAGGAGGGCATAGTTGGTGAAGCAGGTCCTTTAAAGAGGAACACGATCCCGAAGGCACCAGAAAAGGAGAATCCTGATGATGGTGGAGCTGGGATTAAAGAGTTCAACGATGCAAATTATTGGAGGGTTGATCAAGAGGTTGCTGTTCTTGAGTGA
- the LOC110626324 gene encoding serine/threonine-protein phosphatase 6 regulatory subunit 3 isoform X2 — MFWKLTALSASSPVESILDKENFTLEELLDEEEIIQECKALNSRLINFLRDRAQVEQLLRYIIEEPAEDAESKRAFKFPFIACEIFTCEIDVILKTLVEEEELMNLLFSFLEPNRPHSALLAGYFSKVVVCLMVRKTVPLMKYVQAHQDVFRQLVDLIGITSIMEVLVRLVGADDHVYPNFIDVMQWLADSNLLEMIVDKLSPSSPPEVHANAAETLCAITRNAPSALATKLSSPSFVSRIFGHALEDSLSKSGLVHSLSVCISLLDPKRSAISSPLLHSFRSQHIYESPIPVNPETIDAMLPKLGDLLMLLNVLSDDKILPTTYGELKPPLGKHRLKIVEFIAVLLRMGNEAAEKELVSSGTIKRVLDLFFEYPYNNALHHHVESIVLSCLETKNDAMIDHLLQECDFIGKILQTDKNPIISDDTNQPTVPSAGKRAPRAGNLGHITRIANKLLQLGNTNSRIQTYLQENSEWNEWQASILLERNAVENVYRWACGRPTALQDRTRDSDEDDIHDRDYDVAALANNLSQAFRYKMYGNEDNEEDHGGLDRDDEDVYFDDESAEVVISSLRLGDDQGSNLFTNSNWFAFQDDRVGNAPASTSPMEIMDEINLSGAANGGNSSSDDEVVVGEDDELTESKDNVNSTSTSNTNFANGFSGNVPIHQSENATTPQDIGFFRFDTPGNEDFFGDRPFPEWVGWGESLDLQVGGSSLNPFEDHDISDVNLSTQALVATNDVNSPSSGESILPNGSSPSKDSNDGSVGSDTSRESATVPSLFEEDVEFVGVELEGTEKAMEQALKEGIVGEAGPLKRNTIPKAPEKENPDDGGAGIKEFNDANYWRVDQEVAVLE; from the exons gttTCCCTTCATTGCCTGTGAGATATTTACATGTGAAATTGATGTCATTCTTAAGACTTTAGTGGAGGAAGAGGAG CTAAtgaacttactcttctctttcttgGAACCGAACCGACCTCATAGTGCTTTGCTGGCTGGGTATTTCAGTAAG GTGGTTGTTTGCCTTATGGTACGCAAGACTGTCCCACTTATGAAATATGTTCAA GCCCATCAAGATGTTTTCCGTCAACTGGTTGATTTAATTGGAATAACATCCATCATGGAG GTTTTGGTTAGGTTGGTGGGGGCAGATGATCATGTTTATCCTAATTTCATTGATGTGATGCAATGGTTGGCTGATAGCAATTTGCTAGAAATGATTGTGGACAAATTGAGTCCTTCT AGCCCTCCTGAAGTTCATGCTAATGCAGCGGAAACATTATGTGCAATAACTCGAAATGCTCCCTCAGCTTTGGCTACTAAACTCTCTAGCCCAAG TTTTGTTTCAAGGATATTTGGCCATGCATTGGAAGATTCACTCTCAAAATCTGGCCTTGTTCACTCACTTTCTGTGTGTATATCTTTATTGGATCCAAAAAGATCTGCAATTTCGTCCCCCCTGCTGCATTCTTTTCGAAGTCAACATATTTACGAGTCTCCAATTCCTGTAAATCCAGAGACTATTGACGCAATGCTGCCTAAACTTG GTGACTTACTTATGCTATTAAATGTGTTGTCTGATGACAAAATTTTACCTACAACCTATGGGGAACTGAAGCCTCCTCTTGGGAAGCATCGCCTTAAG ATTGTTGAGTTCATTGCGGTGCTCTTAAGAATGGGAAATGAAGCTGCTGAGAAGGAATTGGTCAGCTCCGGAACCATTAAACGGGTCCTGGATCTGTTCTTTGA GTACCCATACAATAATGCATTGCATCATCATGTGGAGAGTATTGTATTATCATGCTTGGAAACCAAGAATGATGCTATGATCGATCATCTCCTTCAAGAATGTGATTTCATTGGAAAAATACTCCAAACTGATAAAAATCCAATAATTTCAGATGACACTAACCAG CCAACTGTGCCTTCTGCAGGAAAACGGGCGCCACGGGCAGGAAACCTTGGTCACATCACACGGATAGCTAATAAACTTTTACAGTTGGGAAACACCAATAGCCGCATTCAGACATATCTACAG GAAAATAGTGAATGGAATGAGTGGCAGGCCAGCATTTTGCTAGAGCGTAATGCAGTTGAAAATGTTTACCGATGGGCTTGCGG CCGCCCAACGGCATTACAAGATAGGACAAGGGACAGTGATGAGGATGACATTCATGACAGAGATTATGATGTAGCAGCTCTAGCGAATAACTTAAGCCAGGCTTTTAGATATAAAATGTATGGAAATGAGGATAATGAAGAG GACCATGGAGGCCTTGATCGAGATGATGAG GATGTCTACTTTGATGATGAGTCTGCTGAAGTTGTTATATCATCCCTGAGGCTTGGTGATGACCAAGGGAG TAATCTATTCACAAACTCCAACTGGTTTGCCTTCCAAGATGATAGAGTTGGTAATGCCCCTGCAAGTACATCACCTATGGAGATAATGGACGAGATAAACTTGAGTGGAGCTGCTAATGGTGGTAACAGCAGTAGTGATGATGAGGTGGTAGTTGGAGAAGATGATGAGCTAACTGAGAGCAAAGACAATGTTAATTCCACATCCACTTCCAACACAAACTTTGCCAATGGATTTTCTGGGAATGTTCCCATTCATCAGAGTGAGAACGCAACTACTCCACAGGACATCGGATTTTTCAGATTTGATACTCCAGGCAATGAAGATTTTTTTGGAGACAGGCCTTTCCCTGAATGGGTCGGATGGGGAGAATCATTAGATTTGCAAGTAGGTGGGTCAAGTTTGAATCCATTTGAAGATCATGATATCTCGGATGTCAATCTTTCCACTCAAGCTTTGGTAGCAACTAACGATGTTAATTCCCCTTCAAGTGGAGAATCAATACTACCAAATGGCTCATCACCCTCCAAGGATTCCAATGATGGATCAGTGGGCAGTGATACAAGTCGTGAATCTGCAACTGTTCCCTCATTGTTTGAAGAGGATGTTGAATTCGTTGGTGTGGAATTAGAAGGAACAGAGAAGGCAATGGAACAGGCTCTCAAGGAGGGCATAGTTGGTGAAGCAGGTCCTTTAAAGAGGAACACGATCCCGAAGGCACCAGAAAAGGAGAATCCTGATGATGGTGGAGCTGGGATTAAAGAGTTCAACGATGCAAATTATTGGAGGGTTGATCAAGAGGTTGCTGTTCTTGAGTGA
- the LOC122725079 gene encoding ubiquitin-like protein 5, which produces MIEVILNDRLGKKVRVKCNEDDTIGDLKKLVAAQTGTRPEKIRIQKWYTIYKDHITLKDYEIHDGMGLELYYN; this is translated from the coding sequence ATGATAGAGGTGATTTTGAACGACAGGTTGGGGAAGAAAGTCCGAGTCAAATGCAACGAGGACGATACCATCGGCGATCTTAAGAAGCTCGTCGCTGCTCAGACTGGTACCCGACCTGAAAAGATTCGTATTCAGAAGTGGTATACCATCTACAAGGACCACATTACCCTCAAGGATTACGAGATTCACGATGGCATGGGCCTCGAGCTCTACTATAACTAG